The genomic segment TGATTTTTGCTTGAAGACTAAGGAGgatcattttcaaatttgattAAACAACAACATGGAAGCATGGCAAGATTATGAGGCACCAAAAGAAGAGCTCCCAGCAGCACACAAACAAAACAGTAGCATACATAGAAACATGCCAGCAACAAAACAAGTAGAGTATCAATCTTCTGGACAGCCTTCCTTGCGAACCATGGAACACCCAACTTGGTGCACGTATGAGCGAGGAAACCCAAGGGTTGTCATCTTTGGACATGGAATATTAAGCCAAGACTTAGAGCTAGCACGGAGTGTCCTCACAGAACCCACAAGAGCAGCGCCAAGGTCACGTGTTCGCCAGCTGTTTGATAGTGGCTGATTTCAGAACACCAACCTGacgaccagcccaccttgcgagCATTGGAACGTTTAGCTTGCTGTGTGTATGACCGTGGGATTTCGAGGAACAACATCTCTAGACATGGGAGAAGAGGTCAAGACTCAAGGAACACACAGAGAGTCCTCACAAAGCCCATGGGAACAGCTGCAAAGTCCCATACCCAACAGTTTCTGGACAAAGGCTATATCAGAAtacttggaatatttttgatGTTTCTGTTTTGATTCTTAATATGCACGTGTTTGTAATAATAGGCACGGGGTAGTTAAAGGTTGTTAAAACCCCCAACTAGCCGTTAGACATTGCTCTATATAAAGGGCATGATCATTGtaaacaaattcagatttggttatgaaaatttcttcaaagtaattgTTGTTTCAATTACATCTCTGAGTgtgttctttgtgagtgaagcaaagagtCATTCAGTTTGTTCCACGAGGATTAGGAGAGTGAATTCTAATCTAAGTGTGAGGACGAGGCCAAGGACTGAGTGAAGGTCCGTttgtctccatccacgacaAAGAACCATCCCCAAAgattgttcttgtcaccctactgttttcatacaaaacagaaggtttattgttcattgtgtaCGTTTAGTGTGTTCTTGATCATCTTCTTGAAGGCATATAGAGGGTTCTTGGATCATTCCACCCCGTAcatgcatcaacttggtatcagagccgcgtTTCGAAGAGGGACATGATCAAAAGGAACAAGGGAAATCAAGTAATCAAGGTCATACACACGTCTGGTAAGAAGGAATCTGGAAAAAAAAAGGTACTGTgcaaattttttcaattttcacgaAATCAGGTACGAATTCAATCTTATACTTCTATCATTCAATCTTTCTTTGTTTAATACTCATTTGTGATTAAGTAATACACATTATATTGATCATTAAACGCAATTTGATTGTGGAATGCAATTTCTgaaattctgatttttgtatGAATGAATGTGCATCACTTGATTTctgaaaaatttgttttgaatcatTATACATATCATATATTGTTCATTAAATTTGATTCTTGAATGTCTGGAGTGGATACTTGTTGAAGATTTGGCGacattgatgatttgaatactCGAACATTGGGTTTTCGCTGAGGAAATTGATAAATTCGATTTTTATTTCTGTAATTTGATTCTCTGATTACTGAGGAAGTAATAGCTGGTAGGAATTAGATACATTTGTGTATGAATCATTGAATAACATTTTCGTTTGAGGAAGATTGACAATAACCAATTGATTCACGAAATTTGTTTTGAGAAATTAGGGCTTGGTATTGTGCAGCTGAAATTTTTACTCCTTGATTGTTGCAATTGATTCTCTATAATTAATTGAATGCATTAGATTGTTTGATTACTGTCCTTGCATTGTATAACACCACACTACAATCTTGAATAATCATTGCCTAAAGAAATTCAGAAAGCAAAAGattgaagaacaaaaaaaaaaaccagtcatCCATTTTCGTTCAACCATAATTCTTTGAACATTGATTTGTTTGAAACAAATTTATTCTACGTACTATATATTTGGTTAAAATTGATCATAAACAGAAGATTTTGGTGCAACAATTCCAAAATCCAAGCATTCCTTGCTGATTTACACTACTGGCAGAAGGTATTGAAATTCTTCCATTCAAGGTTTCTGAATTATTGAACATTTGGGCTATTAAATCATTATCCACTGCATTAGATTATTTGATTCTTGTGTGGATCTTAGCTGTGGCGTTGTAGTGCATCAATAAATTTGAAGGCTAAGTCATTGTCTGTGTTCTCTCTTGTTTCTGTCAGTATACATTAGCTCCATTTGAACTGTATCATTGTGCATTCATCTTTATTCCTGAAAACTTGTTTATTGCATTGTGGTATTGAGGACAAAATGAATACTAATGAGAGGTTGGGTAAGATGGCTCTTGCCATTACACAACTTGCATATGTAGTGAACAAACTTGTCCTAAATGAGGGAGGATTAACAAATCTTGTACCCATACCTCCATGTAAGACCATGACTACTACAAAACGAAACAAAACAAGCTATGTGCTGTCCAAACGTGACTGTCATGAGGGAGTTCAGATTAGGAGAGGATCTAggcatttgattttgaaaaaaactaaGGAGGAACAAGACCCACAGCACaacaaagcattaaaaaaaCTAGAGGGCAAAACAGTAGACCTTGAATTGACTAAGCCTACGAATATTGATGATATTGAGATGAATAAATTGTgctgtaataacaatgattttcaattcatgaATAACAAGAAAGCAAGCTGTGCCTTGAATAAGAGTGAATGTTACaaagaaattcagaaggagAAGGACACTGTGCAACTATTCACTAAAGAAATCAGTGAAGATCAAACCCAACAGCAAAGCAAAGCTTTGAAATCAGTAGAGGATGAAGCATTAGACACTGAACTAATCAAAACCATACCTGTTAATAACATTGAAAACAACAAACTGCATCAGGAAAACCTATATGCATACTGTGATCAAGTCCAAACCATACATATTGATGATATTGAGTTAAACAACCTGCATTTGCAAGCTTCATCTTCATGCTGTGAGCTGAATGGGTTTTATTTCATAGAAGATGAGATTACTAACTTTTCTTATGATTGTAGGTACCATACAAACAGTGAACAAAGGACTGAAGGGCAGCTACAAACACAAAAGGAATTCAGACATGAGGAGCTGCAGGAAGGGCCTTTGTTAAGGAAGCATTTGAAACTACTGCACAGCTATGGGATCTCAACGACTTTCAACTTGGATGATTCAAAAAAGCATGAGAGCAacgcagaattgaggacaattctgttTAAAGAAGGAGGGATTGATGCAATTATTGATAGCCCACAATCCAAAGCAAAGGAAGAAAAGCATAATTGCATCATTGCACTTGCAAAGCCCATTGAACCTATTGAACTTGCTGATTTTTGCTTGAAGACTAAGGAGGATCATTTTCAAATTGGATTAAACAACAACATGGAAGCATGGCAAGATTATGAGGCACCAAAAGAAGAGCTCCCAGCAGCACACAAACAAAACAGTAGCATACAAAGAAACATGCCAGCAACAAAACAAGTAGAGTATCAATCTTCTGGACAGCCTTCCTTGCGAACCATGGAACGCCCAACTTGGTGCACGTATGAGCGAGGAAACCCAAGGGTTGTCATCTTTGGACATGGAATATTAAGCCAAGACTTAGAGCTAGCACGGAGTGTCCTCACAGAATCCACAAGAGCAGCGCCAAGGTCACGTGTTCGCCAGCTGTTTGATAGTGGCTGATTTCAGAACACCAACCTGacgaccagcccaccttgcgagCATTGGAACGTTTAGCTTGGTGTGTGTATGAGCGTGGGACTTCGAGGAACAACATCTCTAGACATGGGAGAAGAGGTCAAGACTCAAGGAACACACAGAGAGTCCTCACAAAGCCCATGGGAACAGCTGCAAAGTCCCATACCCAACAGTTTCTAGACAAAGGCTATATCagaatacttagaatatttttgatgtTTCTGTTTTGATTCTTAATATGCACGTGTTTGTAATAATAGGCACGGGGTAGTTAAAGGTTGTTAAAACCCCCAACTAGCCGTTAGACATTGCTCTATATAAAGGGCATGATCATTGtaaacaaattcagatttggttatgaaaatttcttcaaagtaattgTTGTTTCAATTACATCTCTGAGTgtgttctttgtgagtgaagcaaagagtCATTCAGTTTGTCCCACGAGGATTAGGAGAGTGAATTCTAATCTAAGTGTGAGGACGAGGCCAAGGACTGAGTGAAGGTCCATttgtctccatccacgacaAAGAACCATCCCCAAAgattgttcttgtcaccctactgttttcatacaaaacagaaggtttattgttcattgtgtaCGTTTAGTGTGTTCTTGATCATCTTCTTGAAGGCATATAGAGGGTTCTTGGATCATTCCACTCCGTAcatgcatcaacttggtatcagaccCGCGTTTCGAAGAGGGACATGATCAAAAGGAACAAGGGAAATCAAGTAATCAAGGTCATACACACGTCTGGTAAGAAGGAATCTGGAAAAAAAAAGGTACTGTgcaaattttttcaattttcacgaAATCAGGTACGAATTCAATCTTATACTTCTATCATTCAATCTTTCTTTGTTTAATACTCATTTGTGATTAAGTAATACACATTATATTGATCATTAAACGCAATTTGATTGTGGAATGCAATTTCTgaaattctgatttttgtatGAATGAATGTGCATCACTTGATTTctgaaaaatttgttttgaatcatTATACATATCATATATTGTTCATTAAATTTGATTCTTGAATGTCTGGAGTGGATACTTGTTGAAGATTTGGCGacattgatgatttgaatactCGAACATTGGGTTTTCGCTGAGGAAATTGATAAATTCGATTTTTATTTCTGTAATTTGATTCTCTGATTACTGAGGAAGTAATAGCTGGTAGGAATTAGATACATTTGTGTATGAATCATTGAATAACATTTTCGTTTGAGGAAGATTGACAATAACCAATTGATTCACGAAATTTGTTTTGAGAAATTAGGGCTTGGTATTGTGCAGCTGAAATTTTTACTCCTTGATTGTTGCAATTGATTCTCTATAATTAATTGAATGCATTAGATTGTTTGATTACTGTCCTTGCATTGTATAACACCACACTACAATCTTGAATAATCATTGCCTAAAGAAATTCAGAAAGCAAAAGattgaagaacaaaaaaaaaaaccagtcatCCATTTTCGTTCAACCATAATTCTTTGAACATTGATTTGTTTGAAACAAATTTATTCTACGTACTATATATTTGGTTAAAATTGATCATAAACAGAAGATTTTGGTGCAACAATTCCAAAATCCAAGCATTCCTTGCTGATTTACACTACTGGCAGAAGGTATTGAAATTCTTCCATTCAAGGTTTCTGAATTATTGAACATTTGGGCTATTAAATCATTATCCACTGCATTAGATTATTTGATTCTTGTGTGGATCTTAGCTGTGGCGTTGTAGTGCATCAATAAATTTGAAGGCTAAGTCATTGTCTGTGTTCTCTCTTGTTTCTGTCAGTATACATTAGCTCCATTTGAACTGTATCATTGTGCATTCATCTTTATTCCTGAAAACTTGTTTATTGCATTGTGGTATTGAGGACAAAATGAATACTAATGAGAGGTTGGGTAAGATGGCTCTTGCCATTACACAACTTGCATATGTAGTGAACAAACTTGTCCTAAATGAGGGAGGATTAACAAATCTTGTACCCATACCTCCATGTAAGACCATGACTACTACAAAACGAAACAAAACAAGCTATGTGCTGTCCAAACGTGACTGTCATGAGGGAGTTCAGATTAGGAGAGGATCTAGGCATTTGATTGTGAAAAAAACTAAGGAGGAACAAGACCCACAGCACaacaaagcattaaaaaaaCTAGAGGGCAAAACAGTAGACCTTGAATTGACTAAGCCTACGAATATTGATGATATTGAGATGAATAAATTGTgctgtaataacaatgattttcaattcatgaATAACAAGAAAGCAAGCTGTGCCTTGAATAAGAGTGAATGTTACaaagaaattcagaaggagAAGGACACTGTGCCACTATTCACTAAAGAAATCAGTGAAGATCAAACCCAACAGCAAAGCAAAGCTTTGAAATCAGTAGAGGATGAAGCATTAGACACTGAACTAATCAAAACCATACCTGTTAATAACATTGAAAACAACAAACTGCATCAGGAAAACCTATATGCATACTGTGATCAAGTCCAAACCATACATATTGATGATATTGAGTTAAACAACCTGCATTTGCAAGCTTCATCTTCATGCTGTGAGCTGAATGGGTTTTATTTCATAGAAGATGAGATTACTAACTTTTCTTATGATTGTAGGTACCATACAAACAGTGAACAAAGGACTGAAGGGCAGCTACAAACACAAAAGGAATTCAGACATGAGGAGCTGCAGGAAGGGCCTTTGTTAAGGAAGCATTTGAAACTACTGCACAGCTATGGGATCTCAACGACTTTCAACTTGGATGATTCAAAAAAGCATGAGAGCAacgcagaattgaggacaattctgttTAAAGAAGGAGGGATTGATGCAATTATTGATAGCCCACAATCCAAAGCAAAGGAAGAAAAGCATAATTGCATCATTGCACTTGCAAAGCCCATTGAACCTATTGAACTTGCTGATTTTTGCTTGAAGACTAAGGAGGATCATTTTCAAATTGGATTAAACAACAACATGGAAGCATGGCAAGATTATGAGGCACCAAAAGAAGAGCTCCCAGCAGCACACAAACAAAACAGTAGCATACAAAGAAACATGCCAGCAACAAAACAAGTAGAGTATCAATCTTCTGGACAGCCTTCCTTGCGAACCATGGAACGCCCAACTTGGTGCACGTATGAGCGAGGAAACCCAAGGGTTGTCATCTTTGGACATGGAATATTAAGCCAAGACTTAGAGCTAGCACGGAGTGTCGTCACAGAACCCACAAGAGCAGCGCCAAGGTCACGTGTTCGCCAGCTGTTTGATAGTGGCTGATTTCAGAACACCAACCTGacgaccagcccaccttgcgagCATTGGAACGTTTAGCTTGGTGTGTGTATGAGCGTGGGACTTCGAGGAACAACATCTCTAGACATGGGAGAAGAGGTCAAGACTCAAGGAACACACAGAGAGTCCTCACAAAGCCCATGGGAATAGCTGCAAAGTCCCATACCCAACAGTTTCTAGACAAAGGCTATATCagaatacttagaatatttttgatgtTTCTGTTTTGATTCTTAATATGCACGTGTTTGTAATAATAGGCACGGGGTAGTTAAAGGTTGTTAAAACCCCCAACTAGCCGTTAGACATTGCTCTATATAAAGGGCATGATCATTGtaaacaaattcagatttggttatgaaaatttcttcaaagtaattgTTGTTTCAATTACATCTCTGAGTgtgttctttgtgagtgaagcaaagagtCATTCAGTTTGTCCCACGAGGATTAGGAGAGTGAATTCTAATCTAAGTGTGAGGACGAGGCCAAGGACTGAGTGAAGGTCCATttgtctccatccacgacaAAGAACCATCCCCAAAgattgttcttgtcaccctaatgttttcatacaaaacaaaaggtttattgttcattgtgtaCGTTTAGTGTGTTCTTGATCATCTTCTTGAAGGCATATAGAGGGTTCTTGGATCATTCCACCCCGTACATGCatcaattcttcattgatcatttatccttgttcattcttcatcgttcattcttcattgatcgttgatccttgttcattcttcatcgttcattcttcattgatcattgatccttgttcattcttcattcttcatcgttcattcttcattgatcattgatccttgttcattcttcatcgttcattcttcattgatcattgatccttgttcattcgtcatcgttgattcattattgatcaatgctccttgttctttcttcatcgttcattcttcattgatcattgatccttgttcattcttcatcattctttcttcaatgatcattgatccttgttcgttattcatcgttcattcttcattgatcattgatcctttttcattcttcatcgtccattcttcattgatcattgatccttgttcattattcatccttcgttcttcattgatcattgatccatgttcattcttcatcgttcattattcattgatcattgatccttgttcattattcatcgttcattcttcaatgagcattgattcttgttcattcttcatcgttcattcttcatgtatcattgatccttgttctttcttcatcgttcattgttcattaatcattgatccttgttcattcttcgtcgttcattcttcaatgatcattgatccttgttcattcttcatcgttcattgttcattgatcaattacccttgttcattcttcatcgttcattcttcaatgatcattgatccttgttcattcttcatcgttcattcttcattcttcattgatccttgttcattcttcatcgttcattcttcattgatcattaatccttgttcattcttcatcgttcattctttaatgatcattgaaacttgttcattcttcatcattcattcttcattgatcattcatccttgttcattcttcatcattcattcattattgatcaatgatccttgttcattcttcatcgttcattcttgattgattattaatcattgttcattcttcatcgttcattcttccttgatcattgatccttgttcattctacatcgttcattcttcattgatcattgatccttgttaattcttcatcatatattcattattgatcaatgatcattgttcattcttcatcgttcattcttccttgatcattgatccttgttcattcttcatcgttcattcttcattgatcattgatccttgttcattcttcatcgttcattcttcattgatcattgatccttgttcattcttcatcgttcattcttcattgatcattgatccttgttcattcttcatcgttcattcttcatttatcgttgatctttgttcattcttcatcgttcattcttcattgatcattgatccttgttcattcttcgtcgttcattctttattgatcattgatccttgttcattcttcatcgttcattcattattgatcaatgatccttgttcattctttatcgttcattctgcaatgatcattgatccttgttcgttcttcatcattaattcattattgatcaatgatccttgttcattcttcatcgttcattcttgattgattattaatcattgttcattcttcatcgttcattcttccttgatcattgatccttgttcattcttcatcgttcattcttcattgatcattgatccttgttcattcttcatcgttgattcattattgatcaatgctccttgttctttcttcatcgttcattcttgatgcaATTATTGATAGCCCACAATCCAAAGCAAAGGAAGAAAAGCATAATTGCATCATTGCACTTGCAAAGCCCATTGAACCTATTGAACTTGCTGATTTTTGCTTGAAGACTAAGGAGgatcattttcaaatttgattAAACAACAACATGGAAGCATGGCAAGATTATGAGGCACCAAAAGAAGAGCTCCCAGCAGCACACAAACAAAACAGTAGCATACAAAGAAACATGCCAGCAACAAAACAAGTAGAGTATCAATCTTCTGGACAGCCTTCCTTGCGAACCATGGAACACCCAACTTGGTGCACGTATGAGCGAGGAAACCCAAGGGTTGTCATCTTTGGACATGGAATATTAAGCCAAGACTTAGAGCTAGCACGGAGTGTCCTCACAGAACCCACAAGAGCAGCGCCAAGGTCACGTGTTCGCCAGCTGTTTGATAGTGGCTGATTTCAGAACACCAACCTGacgaccagcccaccttgcgagCATTGGAACGTTTAGCTTGCTGTGTGTATGACCGTGGGATTTCGAGGAACAACATCTCTAGACATGGGAGAAGAGGTCAAGACTCAAGGAACACACAGAGAGTCCTCACAAAGCCCATGGGAACAGCTGCAAAGTCCCATACCCAACAGTTTCTGGACAAAGGCTATATCAGAAtacttggaatatttttgatGTTTCTGTTTTGATTCTTAATATGCACGTGTTTGTAATAATAGGCACGGGGTagttaaaggtttttaaaacccCCAACTAGCCGTTAGACATTGCTCTATATAAAGGGCATGATCATTGtaaacaaattcagatttggttatgaaaatttcttcaaagtaattgTTGTTTCAATTACATCTCTGAGTgtgttctttgtgagtgaagcaaagagtCATTCAGTTTGTTCCACGAGGATTAGGAGAGTGAATTCTAATCTAAGTGTGAGGACGAGGCCAAGGACTGAGTGAAGGTCCGTttgtctccatccacgacaAAGAACCATCCCCAAAgattgttcttgtcaccctactgttttcatacaaaacagaaggtttattgttcattgtgtaCGTTTAGTGTGTTCTTGATCATCTTCTTGAAGGCATATAGAGGGTTCTTGGATCATTCCACCCCGTAcatgcatcaacttggtatcagagccgcgtTTCGAAGAGGGACATGATCAAAAGGAACAAGGGAAATCAAGTAATCAAGGTCATACACACGTCTGGTAAGAAGGAATCTGGAAAAAAAAAGGTACTGTgcaaattttttcaattttcacgaAATCAGGTACGAATTCAATCTTATACTTCTATCATTCAATCTTTCTTTGTTTAATACTCATTTGTGATTAAGTAATACACATTATATTGATCATTAAACGCAATTTGATTGTGGAATGCAATTTCTgaaattctgatttttgtatGAATGAATGTGCATCACTTGATTTctgaaaaatttgttttgaatcatTATACATATCATATATTGTTCATTAAATTTGATTCTTGAATGTCTGGAGTGGATACTTGTTGAAGATTTGGCGacattgatgatttgaatactCGAACATTGGGTTTTCGCTGAGGAAATTGATAAATTCGATTTTTATTTCTGTAATTTGATTCTCTGATTACTGAGGAAGTAATAGCTGGTAGGAATTAGATACATTTGTGTATGAATCATTGAATAACATTTTCGTTTGAGGAAGATTGACAATAACCAATTGATTCACGAAATTTGTTTTGAGAAATTAGGGCTTGGTATTGTGCAGCTGAAATTTTTACTCCTTGATTGTTGCAATTGATTCTCTATAATTAATTGAATGCATTAGATTGTTTGATTACTGTCCTTGCATTGTATAACACCACACTACAATCTTGAATAATCATTGCCTAAAGAAATTCAGAAAGCAAAAGattgaagaacaaaaaaaaaaaccagtcatCCATTTTCGTTCAACCATAATTCTTTGAACATTGATTTGTTTGAAACAAATTTATTCTACGTACTATATATTTGGTTAAAATTGATCATAAACAGAAGATTTTGGTGCAACAATTCCAAAATCCAAGCATTCCTTGCTGATTTACACTACTGGCAGAAGGTATTGAAATTCTTCCATTCAAGGTTTCTGAATTATTGAACATTTGGGCTATTAAATCATTATCCACTGCATTAGATTATTTGATTCTTGTGTGGATCTTAGCTGTGGCGTTGTAGTGCATCAATAAATTTGAAGGCTAAGTCATTGTCTGTGTTCTCTCTTGTTTCTGTCAGTATACATTAGCTCCATTTGAACTGTATCATTGTGCATTCATCTTTATTCCTGAAAACTTGTT from the Amaranthus tricolor cultivar Red isolate AtriRed21 chromosome 12, ASM2621246v1, whole genome shotgun sequence genome contains:
- the LOC130828715 gene encoding uncharacterized protein LOC130828715: MNTNERLGKMALAITQLAYVVNKLVLNEGGLTNLVPIPPCKTMTTTKRNKTSYVLSKRDCHEGVQIRRGSRHLILKKTKEEQDPQHNKALKKLEGKTVDLELTKPTNIDDIEMNKLCCNNNDFQFMNNKKASCALNKSECYKEIQKEKDTVQLFTKEISEDQTQQQSKALKSVEDEALDTELIKTIPVNNIENNKLHQENLYAYCDQVQTIHIDDIELNNLHLQASSSCCELNGFYFIEDEITNFSYDCRYHTNSEQRTEGQLQTQKEFRHEELQEGPLLRKHLKLLHSYGISTTFNLDDSKKHESNAELRTILFKEGGIDAIIDSPQSKAKEEKHNCIIALAKPIEPIELADFCLKTKEDHFQIGLNNNMEAWQDYEAPKEELPAAHKQNSSIQRNMPATKQVEYQSSGQPSLRTMERPTWCTYERGNPRVVIFGHGILSQDLELARSVLTESTRAAPRSRVRQLFDSG